Proteins encoded in a region of the Mycolicibacterium neoaurum genome:
- a CDS encoding F0F1 ATP synthase subunit epsilon: protein MAELDVEIVAVERKLWSGKATFVFTRTTAGEIGILPRHIPLVAQLVDDAMVRVEREGEDDLRIAVDGGFLSVTEGGVSLLVENAQFESEIDADAAKRDSESDDEATAAWGRARLRAVGQID, encoded by the coding sequence ATGGCTGAACTGGACGTCGAGATCGTCGCCGTCGAGCGCAAGCTGTGGTCCGGCAAGGCGACGTTCGTCTTCACCCGCACCACCGCGGGTGAGATCGGCATCCTTCCGCGGCATATCCCGTTGGTGGCTCAGTTGGTCGATGACGCGATGGTGCGTGTCGAGCGTGAGGGCGAGGATGACCTACGCATCGCGGTCGACGGCGGATTCCTGTCGGTGACCGAGGGCGGGGTCAGCCTGCTGGTGGAGAACGCACAGTTCGAGTCGGAGATCGATGCCGACGCCGCCAAGCGGGATTCCGAGTCCGACGACGAAGCCACCGCGGCGTGGGGCCGTGCCCGGCTACGCGCTGTCGGCCAGATCGACTAG
- a CDS encoding cob(I)yrinic acid a,c-diamide adenosyltransferase: MAVHLTRIYTRTGDDGTTGLSDFSRVSKNDARLEAYADCDEANAAIGVALSLGQPDDHLRDVLLQIQNDLFDAGADLSTPVVENPEYPPLRVRQDYIDRLEGWCDEFNEGLPNLDSFILPGGTPLSALLHVARTVTRRAERAAWRAVDEHGDSVNVLPAKYLNRLSDLLFILSRVANPAGDVKWQPGGQRA; the protein is encoded by the coding sequence ATGGCTGTGCACCTGACCCGCATCTACACCCGGACCGGAGACGACGGCACCACCGGCTTGAGTGATTTCAGCCGGGTCTCGAAGAACGACGCCCGGCTGGAGGCCTACGCCGATTGTGACGAGGCCAACGCGGCGATCGGTGTCGCGCTGTCACTCGGCCAACCCGACGACCACCTCCGGGACGTCCTGCTGCAGATCCAGAACGATCTGTTCGATGCCGGCGCGGATCTGTCGACTCCGGTCGTAGAGAATCCGGAGTACCCGCCGTTGCGGGTTCGACAGGACTACATCGACCGGCTGGAGGGGTGGTGCGATGAGTTCAACGAGGGCCTACCGAATTTGGACTCGTTCATCCTGCCCGGTGGAACTCCGCTGTCCGCGCTGCTGCACGTGGCAAGAACGGTGACGCGTCGGGCCGAGCGTGCGGCCTGGCGTGCGGTCGACGAGCATGGCGATTCGGTCAACGTGTTGCCGGCGAAGTATCTCAACCGGCTCTCCGATCTGCTGTTCATCCTGTCGCGGGTGGCCAATCCGGCCGGCGATGTCAAATGGCAGCCGGGCGGTCAGCGCGCCTAG
- a CDS encoding DUF3817 domain-containing protein, translated as MAGMANKYDVRSAAGLFRIVAVAEALSWAGLLVGMYFKYLAGTTTEVGVKVFGPIHGGIFVAFVAAAVLVGITRKWNVITWALALLGSIVPLGSVIFVIWADKLGRLDGSVSGPTELTDSAVTPHSAA; from the coding sequence ATGGCCGGCATGGCAAACAAGTATGACGTCCGCAGCGCTGCGGGCCTGTTCCGGATCGTCGCCGTCGCCGAGGCGCTCAGCTGGGCGGGCCTGCTGGTCGGGATGTACTTCAAGTACCTGGCCGGGACGACCACCGAGGTGGGCGTGAAGGTCTTCGGGCCCATCCACGGCGGCATCTTCGTGGCGTTCGTCGCGGCGGCCGTGCTGGTCGGGATCACCCGGAAGTGGAACGTCATCACCTGGGCGCTGGCGTTGCTGGGGTCGATCGTGCCGCTGGGAAGTGTGATCTTCGTCATCTGGGCCGACAAGCTGGGCCGCCTCGACGGCAGCGTCAGCGGTCCCACCGAGCTCACCGATAGCGCAGTCACGCCCCATTCGGCGGCGTGA
- a CDS encoding DedA family protein, producing the protein MTSPEEAIELDGVAGWSVDMMEALGGPGAGLAIFVENLFPPIPSEVILPMAGFAARLGELSLAGAIFWTTLGSVLGAWMLYGLGAWLGHDRIRRIVARMPLMDAQDVDKTRDWFDKHGHKAVFFGRMLPLFRSFISIPAGIERMNFAVFTMLTAVGSLIWNSVFVLAGYLLGANWHLIDPYAATLQYIVLGAACTAVGWFIWKRLRSRRELSVESTV; encoded by the coding sequence ATGACCTCCCCAGAAGAGGCCATTGAACTCGACGGCGTGGCCGGGTGGTCGGTGGACATGATGGAGGCGCTCGGCGGTCCTGGCGCCGGCCTGGCCATCTTCGTCGAGAACCTGTTCCCGCCCATTCCCAGCGAGGTCATCCTGCCGATGGCGGGATTCGCCGCGCGGCTCGGTGAATTGTCCCTGGCCGGGGCGATCTTCTGGACCACCCTTGGCTCGGTCTTGGGGGCGTGGATGCTCTACGGCCTCGGGGCCTGGCTGGGACATGACCGGATCCGCCGCATCGTCGCGCGGATGCCGCTGATGGACGCACAGGACGTGGACAAGACGCGCGACTGGTTCGACAAGCACGGGCACAAGGCGGTGTTCTTCGGTCGCATGCTGCCGTTGTTCCGCAGCTTCATCTCTATCCCCGCGGGTATCGAGCGGATGAATTTCGCCGTGTTCACGATGCTGACGGCAGTGGGCAGCCTGATCTGGAACTCGGTCTTCGTGTTGGCGGGCTATCTGCTGGGGGCCAACTGGCATCTGATCGACCCCTATGCCGCGACCCTGCAATACATCGTGCTCGGAGCCGCCTGCACGGCGGTCGGCTGGTTCATCTGGAAGCGGCTGCGCAGCCGTCGCGAGCTCTCGGTCGAATCAACGGTCTGA
- the nucS gene encoding endonuclease NucS: MRLVIAQCTVDYVGRLTAHLPSARRLLLFKADGSVSVHADDRAYKPLNWMSPPCWTEERSDDTGAALWVVENKAGEQLRITLEEIEHDSSHELGVDPGLVKDGVEAHLQALLAEHVELLGAGFTLVRREYMTAIGPVDLMCRDETGRSVAVEIKRRGEIDGVEQLTRYLELLNRDTLIAPVSGVFAAQQIKPQARTLAEDRGIRCVILDYDKMRGLDSDEFRLF; encoded by the coding sequence GTGCGCCTCGTCATCGCCCAGTGCACCGTCGATTACGTCGGCCGTCTCACCGCCCATCTGCCATCGGCCCGCCGGCTGCTGTTGTTCAAGGCCGACGGTTCGGTCAGCGTGCATGCCGACGATCGTGCCTACAAGCCGCTGAACTGGATGAGCCCGCCGTGCTGGACCGAGGAACGGTCCGATGACACCGGCGCCGCGCTGTGGGTTGTCGAGAACAAGGCCGGCGAGCAGCTGCGCATCACGCTCGAGGAGATCGAGCACGATTCCAGCCATGAACTCGGCGTGGATCCGGGTCTGGTCAAAGACGGTGTCGAGGCGCACCTGCAGGCGCTGTTGGCCGAGCACGTCGAGCTGTTGGGTGCCGGGTTCACCCTGGTGCGCCGTGAGTACATGACCGCAATCGGTCCGGTGGATCTGATGTGCCGGGACGAGACCGGACGATCGGTGGCCGTCGAGATCAAACGACGGGGCGAGATCGACGGTGTCGAGCAGCTGACCCGATATCTCGAGCTGCTCAACCGCGACACCCTGATCGCCCCGGTCAGCGGCGTGTTCGCCGCCCAGCAGATCAAGCCGCAGGCGCGCACGCTTGCCGAGGATCGCGGAATCCGCTGCGTCATACTGGATTACGACAAGATGCGGGGGCTCGACAGCGACGAGTTCCGGCTGTTCTGA
- a CDS encoding DUF2550 domain-containing protein: MSASMVFMVALVGVLLLAVAALGYRLWKLRQVGGTAAILRDFPAYGGHGWRHGVLRYRESEAEFYRLSSARWWPDRRLSRLGLEVVSRRSPRGDEFDIMSDEIAVLELRDSDRGFEIALDRGALTAFTSWLESRPSPRARRRN, translated from the coding sequence ATGAGCGCGTCCATGGTGTTCATGGTCGCGCTCGTCGGCGTTTTGCTGCTTGCCGTCGCCGCACTGGGCTATCGGCTGTGGAAGCTGCGGCAGGTCGGCGGCACCGCCGCGATCCTTCGAGACTTTCCCGCCTACGGTGGCCACGGTTGGCGCCACGGAGTGCTGCGCTACCGGGAGTCGGAGGCGGAGTTCTATCGACTCTCGAGTGCTCGCTGGTGGCCGGACCGGCGGTTGAGCCGGCTGGGCCTGGAAGTGGTGTCGCGCCGATCCCCACGTGGTGACGAGTTCGACATCATGAGCGACGAGATCGCGGTGCTGGAGTTGCGCGACAGTGATCGAGGGTTCGAGATCGCGCTGGATCGCGGCGCGTTGACCGCATTCACCTCGTGGCTGGAGTCACGACCGTCGCCACGGGCCCGGCGCCGCAACTAG
- the mce gene encoding methylmalonyl-CoA epimerase, with amino-acid sequence MTTDHADARPALASALVTAVDHVGIAVPDLDAAAKWYHDHLGMIVLHEEVNEEQGVREAMLSVRGAPKGSAQIQLLAPLDEKSTIAKFIDRNGPGLQQLAYRTSDIEALSERLRAEGIRLLYDAPRRGTADSRINFIHPKDAGGVLIELVEPSATADH; translated from the coding sequence ATGACCACTGATCACGCCGATGCCCGTCCGGCGCTTGCGAGCGCTCTGGTGACCGCCGTAGATCACGTCGGGATCGCCGTCCCGGATCTGGACGCGGCGGCCAAGTGGTACCACGACCACCTCGGCATGATCGTGTTGCACGAAGAGGTCAACGAGGAGCAGGGCGTGCGCGAGGCCATGCTCTCGGTCCGCGGCGCCCCCAAGGGCAGCGCCCAGATCCAGTTACTCGCCCCGCTGGACGAGAAGTCCACGATCGCCAAGTTCATCGATCGCAATGGGCCCGGACTGCAGCAGTTGGCCTACCGCACCAGCGATATCGAGGCGCTCTCCGAGCGCCTGCGCGCAGAAGGCATCCGCCTGCTGTACGACGCACCGCGGCGCGGCACCGCCGACTCCCGGATCAACTTCATCCACCCCAAGGACGCCGGTGGCGTCCTCATCGAGTTGGTGGAGCCGAGCGCCACCGCCGATCACTAG
- a CDS encoding DNA-3-methyladenine glycosylase 2 family protein: MHEDFDSCYRAVQSKDARFDGWFVTAVRSTGIYCRPSCPARAPLARNLQFHPTAAAAQRAGFRACKRCRPDASPGSPEWNVRGDVVARAMRLIADGTVDRTGVTGLADRLGYTTRQLERMLLAEVGASPLALARAQRTQTARVLIETTDLPFSDVAFAAGFSSIRQFNDTIREICALPPTALRARARVRDTGESAGGQALSLRLPVRAPFAYEGLFGHLAASGVTGVEEVRDGAYRRTLRLPSGAGIVALTPHPDHVQCRLVVDDFRDLSAAIARCRRMLDLDADPAAVVDALSADPSLAAVVAKAPGQRIPRTPDEEELAVRVVLGQQVSVKAARTHAARLVHAHGTPVTDPAGGLTHVFPTTSQLTEIDSESLAMPMSRRRTLTTLIAAMADGSVVLDSGADWNRARAQLTALPGIGPWTTELIAMRGLGDPDAFPATDLGIKLAAKALGLPEKPDALTTFSSRWRPWRAYATQHLWTTLDHAVNVWPPQQQEKR, from the coding sequence GTGCACGAGGATTTCGACAGCTGCTATCGGGCAGTGCAGTCCAAAGACGCGCGGTTCGACGGCTGGTTCGTGACCGCGGTGCGCTCGACGGGTATCTACTGCCGACCGAGTTGTCCCGCGCGCGCCCCGTTGGCCCGCAATCTGCAGTTCCATCCGACCGCGGCGGCTGCGCAGCGGGCCGGCTTCCGCGCCTGCAAGCGATGCCGGCCCGACGCCTCCCCTGGTTCGCCGGAGTGGAATGTGCGCGGCGACGTGGTCGCCCGCGCGATGCGCCTGATCGCCGACGGCACCGTCGATCGCACCGGGGTTACGGGGCTGGCCGACCGGCTGGGTTATACGACCCGGCAGCTGGAGCGGATGCTGCTCGCCGAGGTGGGCGCCAGCCCGCTGGCGCTGGCGCGTGCGCAGCGAACCCAGACCGCCCGCGTCCTGATCGAGACCACCGATCTGCCGTTCAGCGATGTCGCCTTCGCCGCCGGGTTCAGCAGCATCCGGCAGTTCAACGACACGATCCGGGAGATCTGCGCGCTGCCGCCCACGGCACTCCGCGCACGTGCTCGGGTCCGCGACACCGGTGAATCCGCCGGTGGTCAGGCCTTGTCTCTACGGCTCCCGGTGCGCGCCCCGTTTGCCTACGAGGGTCTGTTCGGGCACCTGGCCGCAAGCGGGGTGACCGGCGTCGAGGAGGTACGCGACGGTGCCTACCGCCGCACCCTGCGGCTGCCGTCCGGCGCCGGCATCGTCGCGTTGACGCCGCACCCCGACCATGTGCAGTGCAGGCTCGTCGTCGACGACTTCCGCGACCTGTCCGCGGCGATCGCGCGCTGTCGCCGAATGCTCGACCTGGACGCCGATCCGGCCGCTGTCGTGGACGCGTTGAGCGCAGATCCGTCGCTCGCCGCGGTGGTGGCCAAGGCCCCGGGACAGCGGATTCCGCGCACCCCGGACGAGGAGGAACTGGCGGTTCGAGTGGTGCTCGGCCAGCAGGTGTCGGTGAAGGCCGCCCGCACGCATGCCGCGCGGCTGGTGCATGCACACGGAACGCCGGTGACCGACCCGGCGGGCGGACTCACCCATGTGTTCCCCACCACCAGCCAGCTGACGGAGATCGACTCCGAGTCTCTGGCGATGCCCATGTCCCGGCGCCGCACCCTGACGACGCTCATCGCGGCGATGGCCGACGGCTCGGTCGTCCTTGACAGCGGTGCCGACTGGAACCGGGCACGAGCACAGCTGACGGCTTTGCCCGGTATCGGTCCGTGGACGACGGAGCTGATCGCCATGCGCGGCCTCGGCGATCCCGACGCCTTCCCGGCGACGGATCTGGGCATCAAGCTCGCGGCCAAGGCACTGGGCCTGCCCGAGAAGCCGGACGCACTGACGACATTCAGTTCCCGATGGCGACCGTGGCGTGCTTACGCCACCCAACACCTGTGGACGACCCTGGACCACGCGGTGAACGTGTGGCCACCTCAGCAGCAGGAGAAGCGATGA
- a CDS encoding methylated-DNA--[protein]-cysteine S-methyltransferase, whose protein sequence is MTVMRARVIDSPVGPLTLAGVDGRLRHLRMQDQTYEPSREGWEVDDDAFGDAVAQLTAYFAGTLTEFDLDLDLVGTPFRQRVWQALLSIPYGQTRTYGEIARQVGSPTAFRAVGLANGHNPIGIIVPCHRVIGANGSLTGYGGGLDRKRSLLDMEKRLSELSLFD, encoded by the coding sequence ATGACAGTCATGCGCGCACGAGTGATCGACAGTCCGGTAGGGCCGCTGACCCTGGCCGGGGTCGACGGTCGTCTTCGGCACCTGCGGATGCAGGACCAGACCTATGAACCGTCCAGGGAGGGGTGGGAGGTCGATGACGATGCCTTCGGAGACGCCGTCGCGCAATTGACCGCCTATTTCGCCGGCACGTTGACCGAATTCGATCTCGATCTCGACCTCGTCGGCACACCCTTCCGGCAACGTGTGTGGCAGGCGCTGTTGAGCATCCCTTACGGCCAGACCAGAACCTATGGCGAGATAGCGCGGCAGGTCGGTTCTCCGACTGCATTCCGGGCGGTCGGACTGGCCAATGGACACAATCCCATCGGCATCATCGTGCCATGTCATCGCGTCATCGGCGCAAATGGAAGTCTGACGGGTTACGGCGGCGGATTGGACCGGAAAAGATCGCTGCTCGATATGGAAAAGCGGCTATCAGAATTGTCATTGTTCGACTGA
- a CDS encoding acetyl-CoA C-acetyltransferase, with the protein MTTSVIVAGARTPVGKLMGSLKDFSGSDLGAFAIKGALEKAGIDAGIVDYVIMGQVLTAGAGQMPARQSAVAAGIGWDVPALTINKMCLSGIDAIALADQLIRAGEFEVVVAGGQESMSQAPHLLPKSREGFKYGDTTLVDHMAYDGLHDVFTDQPMGALTEQRNDVDQFTRAEQDELAAQSHQKAAAAWKDGVFADEVVPVQIPQRKGDPIEFAEDEGIRANTTAESLGGLKPAFRKDGTITAGSASQISDGAAAVVVMSKSKAEELGLEWLVEIGAHGVVAGPDSTLQSQPANAIKKAIAREGITVDQLDVVEINEAFAAVSLASTKELGVDPAKVNVNGGAIAIGHPIGASGARITLHAALQLARKGSGYAVAALCGAGGQGDALVLRRP; encoded by the coding sequence ATGACGACCTCGGTGATCGTTGCCGGAGCGCGCACCCCGGTAGGCAAGCTCATGGGGTCGCTCAAGGATTTCTCGGGTAGCGACCTCGGTGCCTTCGCCATCAAGGGCGCACTGGAGAAGGCCGGTATCGATGCCGGGATCGTCGATTACGTGATCATGGGGCAGGTGCTGACCGCCGGCGCCGGCCAGATGCCGGCCCGTCAGTCCGCCGTCGCGGCCGGGATCGGCTGGGACGTGCCTGCTCTGACCATCAACAAGATGTGCCTGTCGGGCATCGACGCCATCGCGCTGGCCGATCAGTTGATCCGCGCGGGTGAGTTCGAGGTCGTCGTCGCGGGCGGCCAGGAGTCGATGAGCCAGGCGCCGCATCTGCTGCCCAAGAGCCGCGAAGGCTTCAAGTACGGCGATACGACCCTGGTCGACCACATGGCCTATGACGGTCTGCACGATGTGTTCACCGACCAGCCGATGGGTGCGTTGACCGAGCAGCGCAATGACGTCGACCAGTTCACCCGCGCCGAGCAGGATGAGCTCGCGGCGCAGTCGCATCAGAAGGCTGCCGCGGCGTGGAAGGACGGCGTCTTCGCCGATGAGGTTGTGCCGGTGCAGATTCCGCAGCGCAAGGGCGACCCGATCGAGTTCGCCGAGGACGAGGGTATCCGCGCCAACACCACCGCCGAGTCCCTCGGCGGGTTGAAGCCGGCCTTCCGCAAGGACGGCACCATCACCGCGGGCTCCGCCTCCCAGATCTCCGATGGTGCGGCCGCGGTGGTCGTGATGAGCAAGTCCAAGGCCGAGGAGCTGGGGCTGGAGTGGTTGGTGGAGATCGGTGCGCACGGCGTGGTTGCCGGGCCGGACTCGACGTTGCAGAGCCAGCCCGCCAACGCCATCAAGAAGGCCATCGCGCGTGAGGGCATCACCGTCGATCAGCTCGATGTCGTCGAGATCAACGAGGCATTCGCTGCGGTCTCCCTGGCGTCCACGAAGGAACTGGGCGTCGACCCGGCCAAGGTGAATGTCAACGGCGGGGCCATCGCGATCGGTCACCCGATCGGCGCGTCGGGTGCGCGGATCACGCTGCACGCGGCGCTCCAGCTCGCCCGCAAGGGCTCCGGCTACGCCGTGGCCGCGCTCTGCGGAGCCGGTGGACAAGGCGACGCACTGGTGCTGCGGCGGCCCTGA
- the glsA gene encoding glutaminase A, whose amino-acid sequence MSHLVQNYLDRVRLEYQGVDDGELADYIPELAQVDPAGFGLALSSADGYVYQSGDAAREFTIQSISKPFTYALALDRSGAAAVDARIGVEPSGEAFNQISVDPDTKRPKNPMINAGAIAAVSLVPATSADERFALIQDYYSAFAGRRLELDHDVYASEKATGNRNRAIAYMLASFGVLDDDPDQVLDVYYRQCSLKVTAVDLARMAATLARSGVNPLTGRRVTDATVVRRTLSVMVTCGMYDGAGDWVSEVGLPAKSGVGGGVLAVLPGQLGIGTYSPLLDPKGNSVRSMLLCRRLSEELGLHFLTVSRDSRATMRASYEPCPGVRVFETHGDLLFPGAEQVVRTIERACNDLEVAILDVSRIDDIDSAARRIFAGMGAELRAQGKLSYLVDPDGIVAPEDAALRGEYEAIRFRTVEDAVEAATAGLRPR is encoded by the coding sequence GTGTCCCACCTGGTGCAGAACTATCTCGACCGCGTCCGCCTCGAATACCAGGGCGTCGACGATGGTGAACTGGCCGACTACATTCCTGAGCTCGCCCAGGTGGATCCCGCCGGTTTCGGTCTCGCACTCTCGTCTGCCGACGGCTACGTGTACCAATCTGGCGATGCGGCAAGGGAATTCACCATCCAATCGATATCGAAGCCCTTCACCTACGCGTTGGCGCTGGACCGATCGGGCGCGGCGGCGGTCGACGCGAGGATCGGGGTGGAGCCTTCGGGGGAAGCGTTCAACCAGATCAGCGTGGACCCGGACACGAAGCGGCCGAAGAACCCGATGATCAACGCCGGTGCCATCGCTGCGGTGTCGCTGGTCCCGGCCACCTCCGCCGACGAGCGTTTCGCCCTGATCCAGGACTACTATTCGGCGTTTGCCGGGCGTCGCCTCGAACTCGACCATGACGTCTACGCCTCGGAGAAGGCGACCGGTAACCGAAACCGCGCGATCGCCTACATGCTGGCCAGTTTCGGTGTGCTCGACGATGATCCCGACCAGGTGCTGGATGTCTACTACCGGCAATGCTCGCTGAAGGTCACCGCGGTCGACCTGGCCCGGATGGCGGCAACCCTGGCCCGTAGCGGGGTCAACCCGCTGACCGGGCGGCGGGTCACCGATGCCACGGTGGTCCGGCGCACGCTGTCGGTGATGGTGACCTGCGGCATGTATGACGGGGCGGGGGACTGGGTCTCGGAGGTGGGTCTGCCCGCCAAGAGTGGGGTGGGCGGCGGCGTGCTCGCGGTGCTGCCCGGCCAACTCGGCATCGGGACCTACTCGCCGCTGTTGGACCCCAAGGGCAACAGTGTCCGCTCGATGCTGTTGTGCCGCAGGCTTTCCGAGGAGCTGGGCCTGCACTTCCTTACGGTGTCGCGTGACTCGCGGGCCACCATGCGGGCCAGCTACGAACCGTGTCCTGGCGTGCGGGTTTTCGAGACCCACGGTGACCTGTTGTTCCCGGGGGCCGAACAGGTGGTGCGCACCATCGAGCGGGCATGCAACGACCTCGAGGTCGCCATTCTCGATGTCTCGCGCATCGACGATATCGACTCCGCCGCCCGACGGATCTTCGCCGGGATGGGTGCCGAGCTCCGGGCGCAGGGAAAGCTGAGCTACCTCGTCGATCCCGATGGCATCGTGGCTCCCGAGGACGCGGCGCTCCGCGGGGAGTACGAGGCGATCCGGTTCCGCACCGTCGAGGATGCCGTCGAGGCCGCCACCGCGGGACTGCGGCCCCGCTAG
- a CDS encoding adenylate/guanylate cyclase domain-containing protein: MTAKKNRAQKLGQVLEKVTEQSGRVPDTPEYGSWILGRVSETQRRRRVRIQAILTTFALGANLIGVGVAILVVTVTFPVPSVFDDKVLWITFAVAPSYIVLAFVVGVAWATNRVIRTVRWAIEERVPTAEDQSNTFFAPWRLTRVLLALWGGGTVLLTLLYGLQDSNYVPKVLLGISFPGIVVSASCYLFTEFALRPVAAQALEVGPPPRRFAPGIMGRTLTVWALGSGVPVLGILLAAIITLSIQIVSPTQFAVAVMILALFALVFGFILMWILAWLTATPVRVVRSALNRVERGDLETNLVVFDGTELGQLQRGFNSMVDGLRERERVRDLFGRHVGREVALLAEKERPELGGEERHAAVIFIDIIGSTRLVASRPAVEVVEVLNRFFAVVVDEVDNHHGLVNKFEGDAVLAVFGAPVSLDSAEDEALAAARAMADRLRAEVPEVDAGIGVAAGQVVAGNVGAKQRFEYTVIGGPVNEAARLCEYSKSVPGHLVASSATVEGASESERAHWALGEQITLRGMEEPTRLATPHQHSD; this comes from the coding sequence ATGACGGCGAAGAAGAACCGTGCCCAGAAACTCGGCCAGGTGCTGGAAAAGGTCACCGAGCAGAGCGGCCGGGTACCGGACACCCCGGAGTACGGCTCGTGGATCCTCGGCCGTGTCTCGGAGACCCAGCGCCGCCGACGGGTGCGGATCCAGGCGATCCTGACCACCTTCGCCCTCGGCGCCAACCTCATCGGCGTCGGCGTGGCCATCCTGGTCGTCACGGTGACCTTCCCGGTGCCCAGCGTGTTCGACGACAAGGTGCTGTGGATCACCTTCGCGGTCGCACCGTCCTATATCGTGCTGGCCTTCGTCGTCGGGGTCGCCTGGGCGACCAATCGGGTCATCAGGACCGTCCGGTGGGCCATCGAAGAGCGGGTGCCCACCGCCGAGGACCAGAGCAACACGTTCTTCGCCCCGTGGCGGCTGACCCGCGTGCTGCTCGCGCTGTGGGGCGGCGGCACGGTGCTGCTGACGCTGCTCTACGGGCTCCAGGACTCCAACTATGTACCCAAGGTGTTGCTCGGCATCAGCTTTCCCGGCATCGTCGTCTCGGCCAGCTGCTATCTGTTCACCGAGTTCGCCCTGCGCCCGGTCGCCGCCCAGGCCCTGGAGGTCGGTCCCCCGCCGCGCCGGTTCGCCCCCGGCATCATGGGCCGCACCCTGACCGTCTGGGCGCTCGGCTCCGGGGTCCCGGTGCTCGGCATCCTGCTGGCCGCGATCATCACGCTCTCCATCCAGATCGTCTCGCCGACCCAGTTTGCCGTGGCGGTGATGATCCTGGCGTTGTTCGCGCTGGTGTTCGGCTTCATCCTGATGTGGATCCTGGCGTGGCTCACCGCGACGCCGGTGCGTGTGGTGCGCTCGGCGCTCAACCGCGTCGAGCGGGGTGATCTGGAGACCAATCTCGTGGTGTTCGACGGCACCGAGCTGGGACAGTTGCAGCGCGGATTCAACTCGATGGTCGACGGACTGCGTGAACGCGAACGGGTACGCGATCTCTTCGGCAGGCATGTGGGGCGCGAGGTCGCACTGCTCGCCGAGAAGGAACGGCCCGAGCTCGGCGGCGAGGAACGTCATGCCGCAGTCATTTTCATCGACATCATCGGTTCGACACGGTTGGTTGCCAGCCGTCCCGCCGTCGAGGTCGTCGAGGTGCTCAACAGATTCTTCGCGGTCGTCGTCGACGAGGTGGACAACCATCACGGGCTGGTGAACAAGTTCGAGGGTGATGCCGTGCTGGCGGTGTTCGGGGCACCGGTGTCATTGGACAGTGCCGAGGACGAAGCGCTCGCGGCCGCCCGCGCGATGGCCGACCGGCTGCGCGCCGAGGTCCCCGAGGTGGATGCCGGCATCGGTGTCGCCGCCGGTCAGGTGGTGGCAGGCAACGTCGGCGCCAAGCAGAGGTTCGAGTACACGGTGATCGGCGGACCGGTCAACGAGGCGGCCCGACTGTGCGAGTACTCCAAGTCGGTGCCCGGGCATCTGGTCGCCTCTTCGGCCACCGTAGAGGGGGCCTCCGAATCAGAGCGTGCGCATTGGGCATTGGGCGAGCAGATCACCCTGCGCGGCATGGAGGAGCCGACCCGGCTGGCCACCCCGCATCAGCACTCCGACTAG